tggGCAATACCCATATGTCTTTAATAGTGAGAAACTATCTCCATCAAAGTTCTCCATATCCATCCTTCCCCATATCCATCCTTCCCCATGACATGTGAAGAATGATCGATCTAACTCAATTTGAATCAAAAGCAAACAAGTTGAACCTCTCTTCACTCTCGAATTACACAAATGAAATATTGATATGAATTAATACACggtttacaatatataatatgtgGATATTTTTTTGTGGGAGGCATGAGAGATGAGAGGTATTCATACATTAATTATAGAGAAACCCTTAATTATATACTTTGAGAACTTACttctcaaataaaataataatctataGGGGATgaggtgttcaaaaaaaaaaaaaaataataataataatctataGGGGATGATTGATCTCAAGCAGGTCACGTATTGTAATTTCAGTTTATGAAACCAAACATCTCTTAGCAACTTTGACTTTGAGACCATGTTTCATGTGAAGGACTATAGAAGAAGCTGGCTCGATCTTGTGCCCTTCAAGGACATTGATGTCATAGTTTCGTATGATCTCAGTAGCTACTATCTTCATCTGCAAGAAAGACAATTTTTTCCCCAAGCAATTTCTTGGACCAGAGTTAAACACAAAGAACTTGAAAGAAGGTTCATGTTTCAAGCCTCCATTTCTCTCAGAGATCCATCTCTCCGGCTTAAACTCAGACGCGTCCTCTCCCCACACGGCTCTCATTCTCCCCAAGGCATAGACAGAGAACAAGATCTTCCACTTTGCATCCACCTTGTGTCCACTTGGAAGCACATCTTGCTTTATGGGAGACTTTCTCTCGAACGGGATAGGAGCGTATAGCCTTAATGCTTCACACAATGCACCATGTAGATACACCATCTTGCTTAACTTGTCTTGGTCTAAACTCTTGTCGGAGGATCTTGTTAGATATGTGTTGATCTCTTGACGGATCTTGGTCAGAGCTTCAGGGTTCTTGGAGAGAAGCCAGAAGAACCAAGTGAGAGTTGTTGCAATGGCGTCTCTTCCAGCAAGCATGAAACTCTTGATGATGTCTTTGAGGAAGCTATCGTCTTTAGGGTTTAAGAGCTCATACTTGGAGGTATCAAGATTCAtatagaattttaataaatccACATCATGAGCTTTTTCTCCAATAGTGGAGTGTTGATGAATCTCCTCTCTCTTTGCAGATATATACTTTGCACAAGATCTATCAAAAGCAGCGTTAGCTTgtgtcatcttcttctcttctccgaGTCCAAGCCAGTTTTGAAGCTTCCACACGAACATAGGCTTAACATGCCTAACCACAACCACTTCTTCAGCATCATCCATAGCTTTTGCATACTCATTCTTCGGCATTTCAATGGAAAGAGAGTTAGAATCGTAACCCGTTACAAGAGTTAGGGTTACATCGAACGCTAACCTCTGGAACACGTCTTGTAAATCAAAAACCATATTCTCCTTTGCGAAATGATCAAGAACTGGCACAAGACCGTTCTTGATTTTACTCGCAATGGTCTTGAGTGAGAAGCTTTGAAACCCTTGATGGCTAAGCATGACCATTGATGATCTCCTCATCTCCTCCCAGAGTTTGGAGTCAGCAGTGAAGATTCCTTCTCCAAGAAAATCAAACATCTCTTTGAACTCAGATCCTTTGTCGTAATTAGAGAAGTTGGAACTGAAGACGTGTTGAACGTTTGCAGGATCTGCAGTGATCAACATGTTCATTCCAGAGAACCAAGGGCCTTTGAATACAAAGGTTAAGTTGGAGACTTCGAGAACTTCTACAAGATAGCCATTGATCTTGTGAAGCATGACGAGCACACCAGGAAGCATCCCAAGAATGGGCCAGTTTCTAGGAAAGGGTTTATGGGTTTTCTTGTGAATCAAGAAATGGAAAATGATAAAGATAAGGAAAGCTATGAAGACATCAAGTAAGCCTATGTAAGCCATTGGTATAacaaaagttttgtttttcttattaagATTACAAGAGATAGAGAGACATGACATTTGATTTGATTCTTTggtatatttatagtttttaggAAGGGTAGAAGTTAACAAAGTTTCTGTACGtgcaataaaaactttaaaacatgGGTGAGAGagacaaataatattttcttttaggcGACATGGGATTGGTGCACTGCATATCTTGCAAACAAGGATTTTGCACAAATTAAGTTTTATTAAGTTATTTGATAAagctttaaaattaaattaaaaataatattatagtgatatcatataaatttttggttcccacaaaatataatgatataaaaaaattgtttccagcaataattaaaattaaaagacaaCTTAACGTAGTTCCTCCTTGCTATAATTTTCTATTTGTTATTTctcaataaaatcatatatatctttttcaaaaaaaaaaaaaaaaaatcatatatacgTTCTTGAAAAGGCAGAATTTGTAGacctattgttttttttttaagtggaGACATTTAAAGACCCCATATATATCATCCATCCATATACACCTCACGCATAAGGGCTACTAGAGTGAGAATTAGTACCAGTGACCACTTTTGTAGTTGGGAAATGGGAATATAACTCCAGAAATGGTGTGGTTCATGGCATGGACACAGGACACACACTGGAGGACCCATGGTAAGGTTTAGATAATGGGTCACATGATCTAGTTTAAATGTCATAATAATCCTCAGGTCAACTTTCTCCATTGATTGGCATACAATAGTCACCGACATCTCGGATATAAAGTTTGATCGAATTCAGTGTTTATTATCAGATATATCTTCTACAGGTTCACGGCATTGGGAAAAGAGTGAAACACAACGCGGTGTAGTAAAGTCCCTACTATCCCATCCTACTTCACCTGTTACATCGACAACCTGTTTCAATAATAAGCAAATGCACAACGTGATTCTCTCTATCAGAGGAATGAGAGATAACACCTATGAGGAAAAATCAATACGCAAAGTCGTATGGTGAAATCCATGACCTgataaacttgttttttttccGCTTATTACAGGAGGAGTTGGTCCGTACGGACTAAATCTCCCTCTCGGCCCAAAAACCATCTTTCGGCCTTAAACTGAGACATGTTTAATCTACTTTTCCACCGTGTTTTAGACCAGGAGCAACATCACCAATAAATGTGTTCAAACCAACTGGTCTACCACGTCCGATGGTAAACTGGGGTTTTATTGAATTCTACTTTtggatttttgtattttatctattaaaaatatgtgtatcgaatattttcaagttttaaaaaGTTTTGGAGGAATATTAACCAATTTGGAtgcagaaaatataaaaaaatgcatGATTGCACATAAGCATCAAAGGTTTTgtgtagaaaaaaaatattttacgatCATGTCAAAGTGATATGAGGTCAATTCAATGTTGCGCGATAAAAATTATGcatatttcactaaaaattGGTACATCTAGCGAGTTTAAAAAACATGCGTAGAAAATTTAGAAGCCAAAAATGATCTACCAATCTAGATATGGATCGACTGGCACAAACCTAAAAAGGTGAAATCTGGCCGAGAGAAAAAAAGATTAACCAGTCCCATCTAGATATAGACCGATCTATTTTCCCAAACAAAACCATGTATGAACTTCCATTTAATAGCGTAGAATCATTCCAACTTAACATGACCATGAaccaaattataattattttcaactatttttgagGCATATGCATTCTTATTCTTTGgcaaaattcatatatatatttttttgtaaactacaaaattcatattttcaattttatattttggagaatatCTCTAAACCTCTCGTGAAATTTAAAGAACATTATGAATCGGCttgtaaattttgataatttaacaATGGATCTATGTATTTCATTTTAtactttgattattttttttatgtttgaataGTTTTCAAACTGGCTTTTTAAGTTGTAAAAAGGATTCTAAAATTTGGTTGATTTAGATGTTATTTTAGGGATTGACTTCATTTATATTGTTCTTAGTGCTGAAACTAAATTAACGACATTTTctgattttagttttattttcacgCCAAAAAATCATTTGTTAAAATTCTTGAAAAGACTAAGATGAATAAATACTTTTATCCAACGAGTGTTAATTATATTctttgaatttatcaaacctgaTTTCATACATGTTGGTTATTGAATTCAATATAACCTAATCTTCATATATCTAAGTATAGAGTTTTATTATTCCATGGGCTCTAATAATGAACTgagggggtgattggtagttgctataggtgctgtccacaaccctatttatttctaaagcaccaaattcagagcaatcaaattttaaatttttttttgaaatcacagctcttgaaataacctacagctgtacaagtgctctgcagagccaaatatccaaagcaattttttagtgatttccataaaattctacagcaataaaatctaaagccacagcaaaaaatttacagattttttttacagcaaaatttttaaagctacagccattaccaatcaGATCATGAGTTTCATAGTttcatttttctaaatttttttcctTATGGGTGATTATTTATGCATGCTTAAATCCAAGTGATTTTTTAGTGTTGATATATCCTGTTTTGGGATTTTTaaccatttttaaaatcttttttttatcaaaccatttttaaaatcttagaTTGAGTTTTATTGggttttgatcaaaaaaaaaaagattgagttTTATTGGGTTTTTGAATCCATATGGTGTTTGTAATGTTTTAGGAGTTTTCTAGGTACATCGTTAGGAAATAGGCAAAACTAATTGAAACTGAagcaaaaatgaaagaaaagaaataaatcTGGAGGCGTAAACCAATCAATCGATCATAGACACCACTTCCTTGATGTGGTTGAAGGTTCGTAGATTTTCAACAACTCAGAGCAACCAGTCCGCAATACCCTCATACGACCGATTGAAAACATGGACATCCCATTTCAGCCTTTTTCGACCAAACACGGCCTAAGACATAAAAATACTTCTTAGTTATAAACCTCTCTTCTTCGTTTGCATTCTTTGTTTGCAGACATCTTCCAGGCAATCTTAGCTTTGTGGGGGTTGAAAGATGGGCTAGACCACAAGAAAGTGGAACATAGCTTATTAATTGATGTGATGCACTtgcaccaaaataaaaaaattgatgtgaTGCACTGTTTGGGAAGGTTGACATCCGAAAATTCATAAGGCTATAGATTATTGAGCTGCTTATTTGCAGTTGGACTGCAAGTGAAAGTTGCCTAGCTGACTAAGAACTAATGTGAGTTCTATTCTCTCAACTAATGGAAGTTGCATAGTCAACAATTTTGCATTGTGGCTCCACCAAAGTACATGCTTAAATTAAGCTACTTCTGCAATATTTCCAATCCtatcatatttttaagataaaaatagaTGTAACACTTCTATTCATCCCAAAGTACTTCACAATAAAGTCGTTTACGACTCTTATAAGTTATATGCTTTATGCTTTCTCACTACATGTTTTGTCTATAATTCATATTGATCATTGTATTTAATAGTCCAAGACTTCTTCTAACCTGTATGATTCCTTCAATTTTCACGCACATGTGTTCTTGAAGCATTTTCATAGGTCAACATTGCCATTTAACTATGAATCGTCCGTCCAACCGGCCGTATTATTCAAGTACAAGACCTTTTCTGCTAAAATTACACTGTATTCAATTCTAATCGCGCGGTTGTTTACATCTTCACTTTATCACCATCTTGAATATGAGAGAACAAACCATGGCTTGTGGTCTGGTGGTGATTAACTTGAGGCAAAAACTCAATACGGTGAAACTACCATGGTTCGAGTCCCGGACACCAGagaattaacatttcggcatcACCAGGGACAGAGGACCAACACATGGTAACAGTCGCTAGTCTGGACCATTTCTGTGAGGCCATGATACCCatatataattcaaaataaaaaaaagaatacggGAGAACATATTAAGAATTTCAAAGATAATAATTCACGATAACCACAATTCTCCATGGTCTCATAAAATCAATCTTATGTATTTCTTGAATGTATACATATTCTCCCCTTAATTATGTTTCTTTCCATGTATATAAGTATCTATGtaataatcaaatattaatgaTAGAGTTCAGAACATTCTTCATAATCAGTCAGTACTCGGAGATGTGGATTTCACACTTAAAGCGAATGAGTCAACGTGACTACGTGCAacatgggtttttttttttgctaagtacCAACATGgatatttctaaaacacaaagaATGGTTCGACCCTTTGAGATATTTAATAATTCAACCAAAGCTTAAGAAAAATAGGGATGTTTAATTTAATCAACCATAGTTGATGGTGAGGTAATTAGACTTAAGGCAGAGTTTTTTTTAAGTacgttaattttatttaaaaagcaTCCAAATCTCTTTCGCTTGTAAGTTTCTCGGACAAAGATCACAAACGAGGAATATGCTATTATGTGGGTCCCAGAAAGGAGGCTTTCTACGTGGCGATCACGAGCATCGTTGTTGATCGATCATGTGCCTTCACAACTCCGCCTATCAACGACAGGTTCcgtattaaaactaattaatttggCTCCGGCAAACGGAAAATGAGGCGACGTAAGCCGATGAACGTCATCTCTCTGACGTCATTTGCCTCAGACCATATTAAAAAAAGAGGCGACGAAGTAACTAGTGAGCCTACACTTAAAATCCCAACATGCAATAAAATATATTGCAACTATTACGGCTCGACATTGGTTTGCTCGAATATATAAATCCAaaatttgtattataaattcaaaatgttGAAAGTCGCACTTTACACATTCACAAGcttttaaataaattactatcatttaaaattttagttaaaggATAGTTGTATAGTTAACCAATGGCTAAAAGAGCAAAATCATCAATGATGGTAACAGTTTTAGTTATTAACTAGCTAATAATCCGCGGCTTTCGCgagatgtgattattagtttcgttatttttaataaaaagacattaaatctgtttaatctggatatttgttcggttttaagttttttttttgtttttaatcttctaaaatataactattatttaaaattaatattcattttagtttattcagttaaaatgtttgattttttggttttttcctgtaaaaaccaaaaattaatattatttatttattttcattttatgaattttagatagtcgtcatgtcaaaccaatagtttcatattatagtttctaaacatataatagtttaagaaaaagaaaaagaaattattaagacaaatcatttcactacaatttggttgGTAGTGAAAgaagtattaagaaaaatatttcaactttcaaaaaaattagatacttcagttgtagtgaatacttagttacaaggtgcttacatcaaggtgcacatgtacgtgtatgtaaaaagtatataaaaatagttgacaaatatataaatatattattaattaatattaaaagatattttttcaaaataatacatgaaagataaaattaaaattaatttaaaataaaaaaggccttgacattagtcattttttcatataaaaaatgtatCCGTAAATAGGGGTGGACACAAATCGAATATTTGGGTATTTGAAAGCATTCGTGTCGATTCGATCTTTcgccacctagatattcggtgactcggatatccgaaatgttgtagaattttaaagaatatcctatttgatccgtaaataaaataaaattttaaaaataattgaaaattttaataataaaattgtattaataaaataaaacattatttaactttttaaattctagtacctaatataataaatttaattcataaaaatattgtaaaactgatataaagtataatatatataacatatatatataattctttacatatatgtatatatatgcatataacagattGAATTAGATatttgttcctaaaaatattggtatttatgatttgattattttttggatattgtatttaagtatttgatttgatttgtttcgtagagttacggatatctagatttttttgttcaaatcaaaacggataacgaatcgaatcaaaatttatgaatattttgctcaactttatccgtaaacaataaaaataatatatatatagtttgacatttgattcgttatctatttttattcgaaccgaaaaattcagagttttattggaacaatgtatatgagttttatatttaaaaaaaacgcaaagtacatagtgtgaacacgtttg
The window above is part of the Brassica napus cultivar Da-Ae chromosome C8, Da-Ae, whole genome shotgun sequence genome. Proteins encoded here:
- the LOC106413948 gene encoding alkane hydroxylase MAH1-like, with translation MSCLSISCNLNKKNKTFVIPMAYIGLLDVFIAFLIFIIFHFLIHKKTHKPFPRNWPILGMLPGVLVMLHKINGYLVEVLEVSNLTFVFKGPWFSGMNMLITADPANVQHVFSSNFSNYDKGSEFKEMFDFLGEGIFTADSKLWEEMRRSSMVMLSHQGFQSFSLKTIASKIKNGLVPVLDHFAKENMVFDLQDVFQRLAFDVTLTLVTGYDSNSLSIEMPKNEYAKAMDDAEEVVVVRHVKPMFVWKLQNWLGLGEEKKMTQANAAFDRSCAKYISAKREEIHQHSTIGEKAHDVDLLKFYMNLDTSKYELLNPKDDSFLKDIIKSFMLAGRDAIATTLTWFFWLLSKNPEALTKIRQEINTYLTRSSDKSLDQDKLSKMVYLHGALCEALRLYAPIPFERKSPIKQDVLPSGHKVDAKWKILFSVYALGRMRAVWGEDASEFKPERWISERNGGLKHEPSFKFFVFNSGPRNCLGKKLSFLQMKIVATEIIRNYDINVLEGHKIEPASSIVLHMKHGLKVKVAKRCLVS